In Nitratireductor basaltis, the following are encoded in one genomic region:
- a CDS encoding TRAP transporter large permease has translation MSTFMMISMIVLFALGVPIAIAVAAASIGGIAFFTPLPLLVAAQKLMTSIDSFPLMAVPFFILAGNLMEAGGISARLVEFAKTIVGGVQGGLACSCVLTCMIFASVSGSSVATTFAIGAILIPAMTRHGYPTSFAAALQATSAELGVIIPPSIPLILYGVSAEVSIGSLFVAGIGPGVLIASALMLFVYIYCRVKGWGKNDHVDRLDFVTAVRQALLALLMPVIIVGGIYQGVFTPTEASVVAVFYALFLGVFVYRSIGWNDLMNVLRKSVISSTVIMFIIAAAGLFSFLITRAGVPAAVGEWIAGTMESKVAFLVAVNLFLFFVGMFIETSAAIIVLAPILAPVAALFGIDLIHFGLIMVVNLALGMITPPLGVNLFAACQVANLPLQRVVPKLIPFVLVSLACLVLITYVPQISVGLLPFLR, from the coding sequence ATGTCCACCTTCATGATGATCTCCATGATCGTGCTTTTTGCACTCGGTGTGCCGATCGCAATCGCCGTTGCTGCTGCGTCCATCGGCGGTATCGCCTTCTTCACGCCGCTGCCGCTTCTGGTCGCGGCGCAGAAGCTGATGACTTCCATCGATTCCTTCCCGTTGATGGCGGTGCCGTTCTTCATTCTTGCCGGCAATCTGATGGAAGCAGGCGGTATTTCCGCCCGGCTTGTCGAGTTCGCCAAGACGATTGTCGGTGGGGTGCAGGGCGGTCTGGCATGCTCCTGCGTCCTGACCTGCATGATCTTCGCCTCGGTCTCGGGGTCCTCTGTTGCGACGACCTTCGCGATTGGCGCGATCCTCATTCCGGCCATGACGCGTCACGGCTATCCGACAAGTTTCGCCGCAGCGCTGCAGGCGACATCTGCCGAACTCGGCGTGATCATTCCGCCATCCATCCCGCTGATCCTTTATGGCGTGAGTGCCGAAGTCTCGATCGGCTCGCTCTTTGTTGCCGGGATCGGGCCAGGCGTTCTGATCGCAAGCGCCTTGATGCTCTTCGTTTATATCTATTGCCGCGTGAAGGGCTGGGGAAAGAACGACCATGTGGATCGCCTCGACTTCGTGACGGCGGTCCGCCAGGCACTGCTTGCGCTCCTGATGCCGGTCATCATCGTGGGCGGCATTTATCAGGGCGTCTTCACGCCGACCGAAGCTTCGGTCGTGGCGGTATTCTACGCGCTGTTTCTCGGTGTCTTCGTCTATCGCAGCATTGGCTGGAACGACTTGATGAACGTGCTGCGCAAGTCGGTTATTTCGTCGACCGTCATCATGTTCATCATCGCCGCCGCCGGGCTCTTCTCCTTCCTCATCACGCGGGCTGGCGTGCCGGCAGCTGTGGGTGAGTGGATTGCGGGGACGATGGAAAGCAAGGTGGCCTTCCTCGTGGCGGTCAACCTGTTCCTTTTCTTCGTCGGCATGTTCATCGAGACCTCTGCGGCCATCATCGTTCTGGCACCGATCCTGGCGCCCGTGGCTGCACTGTTCGGCATCGATCTGATCCATTTCGGCCTGATCATGGTGGTCAATCTGGCGCTGGGCATGATCACGCCGCCGCTGGGCGTGAACCTGTTTGCGGCGTGTCAGGTGGCCAATCTGCCGCTGCAAAGGGTGGTGCCGAAGCTGATTCCGTTCGTGCTGGTCAGCCTTGCTTGCCTCGTCCTCATCACATACGTACCGCAGATCTCCGTGGGGCTGTTGCCCTTCCTGCGATAG
- a CDS encoding glycosyltransferase: MANGAYAYATLVTNGDYAMGATALVRSLKLTGTNADIVVLHTGGVGSRELEPLAELGARLVKAELLDTSPEFNARHQRDRLHANAPFTKGNKPAFHTPLDNFAKLRLWQLVEYERVVFIDADAVVVRNIDRLFGYPEFSAAPNVYEGLGDFHRMNSGVFVAHPSEETFSRMMAMLDAPDAFWRRTDQTFLQAFFPQWHGLPVFFNMLQYVWFNLPELWDWQSVHVVHYQYEKPWQKDHPKADALKPLIDLWQAYFTGENLPDIDLLANPRARR, from the coding sequence ATGGCAAACGGCGCTTACGCCTATGCGACGCTGGTGACCAATGGTGACTATGCGATGGGGGCAACCGCACTTGTGCGGTCGCTGAAACTGACGGGCACAAACGCCGATATCGTCGTGCTTCATACGGGTGGTGTTGGTAGCCGGGAACTGGAGCCGCTGGCAGAGCTCGGGGCGCGACTGGTCAAGGCCGAGCTTCTCGACACGTCGCCGGAGTTCAACGCCCGCCATCAGCGTGACCGGCTGCATGCCAATGCGCCCTTCACCAAGGGCAACAAGCCGGCCTTCCATACGCCGCTCGACAATTTCGCCAAGCTGCGTCTCTGGCAGTTGGTTGAATATGAACGTGTCGTGTTCATCGATGCCGATGCGGTGGTGGTGCGCAATATCGACCGGCTTTTCGGTTATCCGGAATTCTCGGCTGCACCCAATGTCTATGAGGGTCTCGGCGACTTCCATCGCATGAATTCCGGCGTCTTCGTCGCGCATCCGAGCGAGGAAACATTCTCGCGGATGATGGCGATGCTGGATGCGCCTGACGCCTTCTGGCGGCGTACCGATCAGACCTTCCTGCAGGCCTTTTTCCCGCAGTGGCACGGCCTGCCGGTCTTCTTCAACATGCTGCAATATGTCTGGTTCAACCTGCCGGAACTGTGGGACTGGCAATCGGTGCATGTGGTGCACTACCAATACGAAAAGCCCTGGCAGAAGGACCACCCGAAAGCCGATGCGCTGAAGCCGCTGATCGATCTCTGGCAGGCCTATTTCACCGGCGAAAACCTGCCGGATATCGACCTGCTGGCCAATCCGCGGGCCCGACGGTGA
- a CDS encoding NAD-dependent epimerase/dehydratase family protein, with protein sequence MTQPHSVVTGGTGYVGRFIVEVLLEAGHRVTVMGRRAPAPDLFSRHVGYAPLSLEPEAVREQGVPHCDNLVHCAFDHLPGRYRGGEGDDPQGFERRNRDGSLALFEEARQCGAKRAVFLSTRAVYGTKAGGKTLGEDEPLEPETLYGVVKRDVEAGLSAMGTKEFITSSLRVTGVYGSARAGGEHKWSALFSQFLNGEAIEPRVATEVHGKDVAAAVRLMLEAPGAAISGQAFNVSDLLLDRRDLLAIVKEKAGREGLVLPERGDASAVNAMETGKLHSLGWVPGGWHLLEKSVTEMLAHGFT encoded by the coding sequence GTGACACAGCCACACAGCGTTGTGACAGGCGGCACCGGCTATGTGGGGCGGTTCATCGTGGAGGTGCTGCTTGAGGCAGGTCACAGGGTCACCGTTATGGGGCGTCGCGCGCCCGCGCCCGATCTGTTTTCCCGCCATGTTGGCTACGCGCCGCTGTCATTGGAGCCGGAGGCTGTGCGCGAGCAAGGGGTGCCGCACTGCGACAACCTCGTGCACTGTGCATTCGACCATCTGCCCGGACGTTATCGCGGCGGGGAAGGGGATGATCCGCAAGGCTTCGAGCGGCGCAATCGCGACGGCTCCCTGGCTCTGTTTGAAGAGGCAAGGCAGTGCGGCGCGAAGCGGGCGGTCTTTCTTTCGACGCGAGCCGTCTATGGGACGAAGGCCGGGGGCAAGACGCTTGGCGAGGACGAACCTCTCGAACCGGAAACGCTCTATGGCGTGGTGAAACGCGACGTGGAGGCCGGGCTTAGCGCGATGGGGACCAAGGAATTCATCACCTCCAGTCTTCGCGTCACCGGGGTCTATGGCAGTGCGCGTGCGGGCGGGGAGCACAAATGGAGCGCGCTTTTCTCGCAGTTCCTGAATGGTGAGGCGATCGAGCCGCGCGTGGCAACGGAAGTCCATGGGAAAGATGTCGCTGCTGCCGTTCGCCTGATGCTGGAGGCGCCAGGTGCGGCGATATCCGGGCAGGCATTCAACGTTTCCGATCTGCTGCTGGACCGGCGGGATCTGCTTGCCATCGTGAAGGAGAAAGCCGGACGGGAAGGACTTGTCCTGCCGGAGCGCGGTGATGCTTCAGCCGTTAACGCGATGGAAACCGGGAAGCTTCATTCCCTCGGTTGGGTGCCCGGCGGATGGCATTTGCTGGAAAAGTCCGTCACCGAGATGTTGGCTCACGGCTTCACTTGA
- a CDS encoding EF-hand domain-containing protein — protein sequence MNNLLKKTAFAAAVSGLAFAAHAQDTTNPTANATPNSPGYCDTPWHSIDGNDDGFVSKSEATGMMETRFGELDADGNGEITKTEYVDCMTRTGGQTAAEADRNKENFAEVDANANGELDREEFRQAAKEAWDRNSGDISTQMKGDDTTTTAASETRDDAAMRGDQEQAAASAQGEESDAVLVLRRYVWLTPDEDETTLSGMSEDEAAARSAVTFNALDKNNDDIVDTAEWSERSPQSGMNEDWASANFDKLDGDASGSITRDEYDQAQSRMLDETTTASTTAGSSGGSNDDGSASTAEASSNGEAYNDDSGIPVYIYRFHTF from the coding sequence ATGAACAATCTTCTCAAGAAGACGGCATTTGCCGCCGCCGTGTCCGGCCTGGCATTCGCTGCCCATGCTCAGGACACCACCAACCCGACCGCAAACGCGACGCCCAATTCCCCCGGCTACTGTGACACACCCTGGCACAGCATTGACGGCAATGATGACGGTTTCGTTTCCAAGAGCGAAGCGACCGGCATGATGGAGACCCGCTTCGGCGAGCTTGATGCGGATGGCAATGGCGAAATCACCAAGACGGAATATGTGGACTGCATGACCCGCACCGGAGGTCAGACCGCCGCCGAGGCTGACCGAAACAAGGAGAACTTTGCCGAGGTTGATGCAAATGCGAATGGCGAACTGGACCGCGAGGAGTTCCGTCAAGCCGCCAAGGAAGCCTGGGATCGCAACAGCGGTGACATCTCCACGCAAATGAAAGGCGATGACACCACGACAACAGCCGCGTCGGAAACCAGAGATGACGCCGCAATGCGTGGCGACCAGGAACAGGCTGCGGCAAGCGCCCAGGGCGAGGAAAGCGACGCTGTGCTGGTCTTGCGCCGCTATGTCTGGCTTACGCCGGACGAGGACGAAACCACGCTCTCCGGCATGAGCGAGGATGAGGCAGCAGCACGCTCCGCCGTCACCTTCAACGCACTCGACAAGAACAATGACGACATTGTCGACACCGCGGAATGGTCCGAGCGTTCGCCGCAATCGGGCATGAACGAGGACTGGGCTTCGGCGAACTTCGACAAGCTTGATGGCGATGCCAGCGGCTCGATCACGCGCGATGAATACGATCAGGCGCAGAGCAGGATGCTGGATGAAACGACAACTGCGTCCACCACTGCCGGATCGTCCGGTGGAAGCAATGACGACGGTTCCGCATCGACTGCCGAGGCTTCGAGCAATGGTGAAGCCTACAATGATGACAGCGGAATTCCCGTCTATATCTATCGCTTCCACACCTTCTAA
- a CDS encoding acyl-CoA thioesterase — protein MADEATSSNEQPDGELTLRTLAMPGDANAAGDIFGGWVMAQMDLASGIRAAERARGRVVTAAVKEMSFERPVKIGDTLCIYTKINSIGRTSINLRVEAWAQRYLHQGRVKVTQADFIMVALDETGKPMPVPPED, from the coding sequence ATGGCGGATGAAGCAACGAGCAGCAATGAACAGCCGGATGGCGAACTGACACTGCGCACGCTTGCCATGCCGGGTGATGCCAATGCGGCCGGCGACATATTCGGCGGATGGGTGATGGCGCAGATGGATCTGGCCAGCGGCATACGCGCCGCCGAGCGGGCCCGGGGTCGCGTCGTAACTGCTGCCGTGAAAGAGATGTCATTCGAGCGACCGGTGAAGATAGGCGACACGCTGTGCATCTACACCAAGATCAATTCCATCGGCAGAACCTCGATCAATCTGCGGGTCGAGGCCTGGGCGCAGCGCTATCTGCATCAGGGGCGCGTGAAGGTCACGCAGGCCGATTTCATCATGGTTGCGCTGGACGAGACGGGCAAACCCATGCCCGTTCCGCCGGAAGACTAA
- a CDS encoding hemolysin family protein has translation MVFLELAILFVLILFNGFMAMSELAVVSARPARLKARRDKGDKGAARALKLSADPGRFLSTVQIGITLVGVSSGAVSGATLGVRLSNWLASLGFEPSIANPVGVGLTVALITYFSLIIGELVPKQLALKNAEGIAIKVAPIMSFIARIAMPLVWLLDVSQRGVMMLLGQDSEQSQRVTDEEIRTLIAEAEHSGTIATDERRMISGVMRFADRNARAIMTPRNDVEWLNTDADEDDQARSLRDATHSFLPAASASLDNATGVLRVREVLAARLSDPQVTIGDYVKRAPVVHDNTGALDVLALLRDADVPMALVHDEYGTFEGVITPTDILEAIAGVFRADLDEGDRQIVEREDGSWLLPGTLPADEAADHLRITLPVKRNYSTLAGYLLTHFQQLPRTGQKVEAEGWRFEIVDMDGRRIDQVLATRLPSQDGNESMEADSD, from the coding sequence ATGGTCTTCCTTGAGCTCGCAATCCTTTTCGTCCTCATCCTCTTCAATGGCTTCATGGCCATGTCGGAGCTCGCCGTTGTCTCGGCACGCCCCGCACGCCTGAAGGCGCGCCGCGACAAGGGCGACAAGGGTGCCGCCCGCGCGCTGAAACTGTCGGCCGACCCGGGTCGTTTTCTGTCCACGGTGCAGATCGGCATCACGCTTGTGGGCGTATCCTCCGGTGCGGTTTCGGGCGCAACGCTGGGTGTGCGCCTGTCCAACTGGCTGGCCTCGCTCGGTTTCGAACCATCCATTGCCAATCCGGTCGGCGTGGGACTGACGGTGGCCCTCATCACCTATTTCTCGCTCATCATCGGCGAACTGGTGCCAAAGCAGCTTGCACTCAAGAATGCGGAAGGCATCGCGATCAAGGTCGCGCCGATCATGTCCTTCATTGCCAGGATCGCCATGCCGCTTGTCTGGCTTCTGGACGTGTCGCAGCGCGGTGTCATGATGCTGCTCGGCCAGGACAGCGAACAGAGCCAGCGTGTAACCGACGAGGAAATCCGCACGCTGATCGCCGAAGCCGAACATTCCGGCACCATCGCCACCGACGAACGCCGCATGATCTCAGGCGTCATGCGCTTTGCCGACCGCAATGCCCGCGCGATCATGACCCCGCGCAATGACGTGGAATGGCTGAACACGGATGCCGATGAGGACGATCAGGCACGCTCGCTTCGCGATGCCACCCATTCCTTCCTTCCTGCCGCCAGCGCCTCGCTGGACAATGCCACGGGCGTGCTGCGGGTGCGCGAGGTTCTGGCCGCACGCCTGTCCGACCCGCAGGTTACGATCGGGGACTATGTGAAGCGTGCACCCGTGGTGCACGACAATACCGGCGCGCTCGATGTGCTGGCACTGCTGCGTGATGCTGATGTGCCCATGGCGCTGGTCCATGATGAGTACGGCACATTCGAGGGTGTGATCACCCCCACCGACATTCTGGAGGCCATCGCAGGCGTCTTCCGTGCCGATCTCGATGAAGGCGACCGCCAGATCGTGGAGCGCGAGGATGGTTCATGGCTCCTGCCGGGCACGCTTCCAGCCGATGAGGCTGCCGACCATCTGCGCATCACCCTGCCCGTGAAGCGAAACTATTCCACCCTTGCGGGCTATCTGCTGACCCATTTTCAGCAATTGCCGCGCACGGGCCAGAAGGTGGAAGCCGAAGGCTGGCGCTTCGAAATCGTGGATATGGACGGCCGACGCATCGATCAGGTTCTGGCAACCCGCCTGCCCTCTCAGGACGGCAATGAGAGCATGGAAGCCGACAGCGACTGA
- a CDS encoding extensin family protein — protein MFIRFGCVVGFFALPALTACSVDAVMRPDIDIGTTRTASVSSGRGLRNLVPSNPMMMAYPRFNLPRSDSSAMPAEEASCRRQLKRLGVKYRDLAPINDGGSCGIAYPVEVSSLSGGIEMSPSATLNCQMALTFARWTKNELAPAARTRYLSGISKIKQGSSYSCRRIAGTSVASEHSTGNALDVMAIELNNGKYLDVAKPGFFAFREKSLLNKVRSEGCDYFSTVLGPGYNADHADHFHFDLKPRRNGYVACK, from the coding sequence ATGTTCATTCGCTTTGGCTGCGTGGTCGGCTTTTTCGCACTGCCTGCCCTGACTGCCTGCTCGGTGGATGCCGTCATGCGTCCCGACATCGATATCGGCACGACCAGGACCGCGTCCGTCTCTTCCGGCAGAGGTTTGCGCAATCTCGTCCCGTCCAACCCGATGATGATGGCCTATCCCCGTTTCAACCTGCCGCGCTCGGACAGTTCGGCCATGCCCGCCGAGGAAGCCTCCTGCCGCCGCCAGCTCAAGCGCCTTGGCGTGAAATACCGCGACCTGGCACCAATCAATGATGGCGGATCCTGTGGCATCGCCTATCCGGTGGAAGTCTCCAGCCTGTCCGGCGGCATCGAGATGAGTCCCTCAGCCACGCTCAACTGCCAGATGGCCCTGACCTTTGCCCGCTGGACCAAGAACGAACTCGCGCCAGCCGCACGCACGCGCTATCTCTCCGGCATTTCGAAAATCAAGCAGGGCTCCAGCTATTCCTGCCGCCGCATCGCCGGCACCAGCGTCGCTTCCGAGCACTCGACCGGCAACGCGCTGGATGTGATGGCGATCGAACTCAACAACGGCAAATATCTGGATGTCGCGAAACCGGGCTTCTTTGCCTTCCGCGAAAAAAGCCTCCTCAACAAGGTCCGCTCGGAAGGGTGCGATTATTTCAGCACCGTGCTCGGCCCCGGCTACAATGCCGACCATGCCGACCACTTTCATTTCGACCTGAAGCCGCGCCGCAATGGCTATGTGGCATGCAAATAG
- a CDS encoding extensin family protein — translation MMLRPILLSIAMAAIAPVSPAPAASVTLPQEAPVPYPRPATPRPAPASLSLPANEAACRRDLDRLKVAYTPAAPVKAPGACSLPHPLKVTALSPHIAVAPAAIINCQTARAAALLMQTTGQKTALAHLGAPIARIRNASGYVCRRRNGQKRLSEHAYGNALDISRFTLSDGRRIDVRSYRASAERKFLKSIQSKACGIFKTVLGPGSDADHADHFHFDMRERSNGSTWCK, via the coding sequence ATGATGCTGCGCCCCATTTTGCTGTCTATTGCCATGGCGGCCATTGCACCCGTTTCGCCGGCTCCGGCCGCTTCCGTTACCCTGCCGCAGGAAGCACCTGTACCTTATCCGCGCCCGGCAACTCCCAGGCCCGCACCGGCAAGCCTGTCGCTTCCTGCCAATGAAGCCGCCTGCAGGCGCGATCTGGATCGCCTGAAGGTGGCCTACACGCCTGCCGCACCCGTCAAGGCGCCCGGCGCTTGTTCCCTGCCCCATCCCCTGAAGGTAACCGCACTGTCGCCTCATATTGCGGTTGCGCCTGCAGCGATCATTAACTGCCAGACCGCGCGCGCAGCCGCCCTGCTGATGCAGACCACCGGCCAGAAGACCGCACTCGCGCATCTTGGCGCGCCGATTGCCCGCATTCGCAACGCGTCAGGCTATGTCTGCCGCAGGCGCAACGGACAGAAGCGCCTCTCCGAGCACGCCTATGGAAACGCGCTGGACATCTCCCGCTTCACCCTGTCCGATGGCCGCAGGATCGATGTGAGAAGCTATCGCGCAAGCGCGGAGCGCAAATTCCTGAAGTCGATCCAGTCGAAGGCGTGCGGCATATTCAAGACCGTGCTCGGACCGGGCAGCGACGCCGACCATGCCGACCACTTCCATTTCGACATGCGTGAGCGTTCCAACGGCTCCACCTGGTGCAAGTGA
- a CDS encoding DUF3775 domain-containing protein yields the protein MRSRPAKEWDLSIDPDTVRFLAAKARMLSAAVNDDYEDGHEHEIEITGDGKDSHQHGGLAEEEEDDLTEAEFRELVADLNVDEATDLLALALIGRADFEASELADARAAAASRINKRLAGYLLSMPMLGDWLDDALEQIGA from the coding sequence ATACGCAGCCGGCCCGCAAAGGAATGGGATCTGTCAATCGATCCCGACACTGTCCGCTTCTTGGCAGCAAAGGCGCGCATGCTCAGCGCCGCGGTCAATGATGACTATGAGGACGGGCACGAGCACGAAATCGAAATCACCGGTGATGGCAAGGACTCCCATCAGCATGGCGGACTTGCCGAAGAAGAGGAAGACGACCTCACCGAAGCCGAGTTCAGGGAACTTGTCGCCGATCTCAATGTGGACGAGGCAACCGATCTTCTCGCACTGGCGCTGATCGGCCGCGCCGATTTCGAGGCGAGCGAACTGGCAGATGCGCGCGCGGCTGCCGCAAGCCGCATCAACAAGCGGCTGGCAGGTTATCTCCTTTCCATGCCGATGCTGGGCGACTGGCTGGACGACGCCCTCGAGCAGATCGGGGCATAA
- a CDS encoding DMT family transporter, with product MTRFQANMLLLTSGAMWGMGFVAQSTAMEAIGPFLFIGLRFAIATLSMLPFALREGRQAEHKLVSADWRNFALIGVLLFGGMASQQVGLLTTSVTNSGFLTGLYVVMVPFFGVILFRQFPHPVVWPSAMLALVGIWLLSGGGAISLAIGDWLTILCAAFWACQVLLIARSASHTGRPVTLAVSQFAVTAVIALAVALFIEPIEWNAILAAAPEILYAGIFSGGIAFTLQVVGQRYTTGPQAAIFLSTEAVFAAAFAAIFLAERIPAAGLVGCALIFAAILIVEIVPPLLRGRRPAPAE from the coding sequence ATGACCCGCTTCCAGGCAAACATGCTGCTGCTGACATCCGGCGCGATGTGGGGCATGGGCTTTGTCGCCCAGTCGACGGCCATGGAGGCCATCGGACCATTCCTTTTCATTGGCCTGCGTTTTGCGATCGCCACCCTGTCCATGCTGCCCTTTGCGCTGCGCGAAGGCAGACAGGCGGAACACAAGCTCGTATCCGCCGACTGGCGCAACTTCGCTCTGATCGGCGTCCTGCTCTTTGGCGGGATGGCGTCCCAGCAGGTGGGCCTGCTGACCACGAGCGTCACCAATTCCGGCTTTCTCACCGGCCTTTACGTGGTGATGGTGCCCTTTTTCGGCGTCATCCTGTTCCGGCAGTTTCCCCACCCCGTGGTCTGGCCGTCGGCCATGCTGGCACTCGTCGGCATCTGGCTGCTTTCGGGCGGCGGCGCGATATCGCTTGCCATCGGTGACTGGCTGACCATCCTGTGCGCGGCATTCTGGGCCTGCCAGGTGCTTCTCATTGCGCGCTCGGCAAGCCATACGGGCCGTCCGGTTACCCTTGCCGTGTCACAATTCGCAGTCACCGCCGTCATTGCACTCGCAGTCGCGCTGTTCATCGAACCCATCGAGTGGAACGCCATCCTCGCTGCAGCTCCCGAGATCCTTTATGCAGGCATCTTTTCCGGGGGTATCGCCTTCACGCTCCAGGTCGTCGGCCAGCGCTACACGACCGGACCGCAGGCCGCGATCTTCCTTTCGACCGAAGCCGTCTTCGCAGCCGCATTCGCCGCGATATTCCTCGCCGAGCGCATCCCTGCCGCCGGCCTCGTTGGCTGTGCCCTCATCTTCGCGGCCATACTCATCGTCGAGATCGTCCCGCCTCTCCTGAGAGGCCGCCGCCCTGCACCGGCGGAGTAA
- the greA gene encoding transcription elongation factor GreA, with translation MNKVPMTLSGFDALKEELRWRQQEERPRIIEAIAEARAHGDLSENAEYHAAKEAQSLNEGRVSELEDYLARAEVIDVKKLSGDTVKFGATVVLVDEDTEEEKTYQIVGDQEADVKSGKISISSPIARALISKSVGDSVEVNAPGGARGYEIVEIRFG, from the coding sequence ATGAACAAGGTCCCGATGACTTTGTCCGGTTTCGATGCGCTCAAGGAAGAGCTGCGCTGGCGCCAGCAGGAAGAGCGCCCGCGCATCATCGAAGCGATTGCCGAGGCGCGCGCCCATGGCGACCTTTCGGAAAATGCCGAATATCATGCAGCCAAGGAAGCGCAGAGCCTGAACGAAGGCCGCGTGAGCGAGCTTGAGGATTACCTTGCGCGCGCGGAAGTCATCGACGTCAAGAAGCTTTCCGGCGACACGGTGAAGTTCGGCGCGACGGTTGTCCTGGTGGACGAGGATACCGAGGAAGAGAAGACCTATCAGATCGTTGGCGATCAGGAAGCCGATGTGAAGTCAGGCAAGATCTCCATCTCGTCTCCCATCGCACGCGCGCTGATCAGCAAGTCTGTAGGCGATTCAGTCGAGGTGAATGCACCCGGCGGCGCGCGCGGCTACGAGATCGTCGAAATCCGCTTCGGCTGA
- a CDS encoding glycosyltransferase family 4 protein, which yields MRDVVVVAPNFKKRLSGVTSTIIQLVPFQARDLGIAALGPGLPDDLPKMRWWQVPALLRRPRGKRFRIWHARRNTEMIGGLVLRHLFRAPMRLVFTSAAQRDHKPFTRWLIRRMDSVVATSSRSGAFLKVPHRVVRHGVDLDRFHPPRGADDEWTSSGLPGTYGIGCFGRIRHQKGTDLFIDAMIELLPRHPEWCAVVLGRVTADNRAFADELKERVKRAGLEQRIVFLGEVPDARPWYRRITLCVAPSRNEGFGLTPLEAMASQTAVVASDAGAYAELVGEGKTGSITPAGDGEALTRAIEAYLADPAKAEAHGQAGLEHVRAHFALEREAQGLREVYEELWQG from the coding sequence ATGCGCGATGTCGTTGTGGTCGCTCCCAACTTCAAGAAGCGCCTTTCAGGCGTAACCAGCACCATCATTCAGCTTGTGCCGTTCCAGGCGCGCGATCTTGGTATCGCCGCGCTGGGACCGGGCCTGCCCGATGACCTGCCCAAGATGCGCTGGTGGCAGGTGCCGGCCCTGCTGCGTCGTCCGCGTGGCAAGCGATTTCGCATCTGGCATGCGCGGCGCAATACGGAAATGATTGGCGGGCTGGTGTTGCGCCATCTGTTCCGCGCACCGATGCGCCTCGTGTTCACTTCGGCCGCACAGCGCGATCACAAGCCGTTCACGCGGTGGCTGATCCGCCGTATGGATTCGGTCGTGGCAACAAGCAGTCGTTCCGGCGCTTTCCTGAAGGTGCCGCACAGGGTGGTGCGCCACGGGGTCGATCTCGACCGTTTTCATCCCCCGCGCGGGGCCGATGATGAATGGACTTCTTCCGGTCTGCCAGGAACCTATGGCATCGGCTGCTTCGGACGCATCCGGCACCAGAAGGGCACTGATCTCTTCATCGATGCCATGATCGAGCTGTTGCCGCGCCATCCGGAATGGTGTGCGGTCGTGCTGGGGCGAGTGACGGCCGACAATCGCGCTTTTGCAGATGAATTGAAGGAACGGGTGAAACGTGCCGGGCTTGAGCAGCGTATCGTGTTTCTCGGGGAGGTTCCCGACGCACGACCCTGGTATCGGCGTATCACGCTTTGCGTGGCGCCATCACGCAATGAAGGTTTCGGCCTGACGCCCCTTGAGGCGATGGCATCGCAAACCGCGGTCGTTGCAAGCGATGCGGGTGCCTATGCGGAACTGGTTGGCGAAGGGAAGACCGGCAGCATCACGCCGGCTGGCGATGGAGAAGCGCTGACGCGCGCAATTGAAGCTTACCTCGCCGATCCCGCCAAGGCTGAAGCGCACGGACAAGCGGGGCTGGAGCATGTGCGCGCGCATTTCGCCCTGGAGCGGGAGGCGCAAGGGCTGCGAGAGGTTTACGAGGAGCTTTGGCAGGGATGA